One Gadus morhua chromosome 23, gadMor3.0, whole genome shotgun sequence DNA segment encodes these proteins:
- the LOC115536868 gene encoding cyclic nucleotide-gated cation channel beta-3-like isoform X1, whose protein sequence is MFSRVKILWAGPKPPSPPKTADTSTAAREKKPEDKENEAKNVGTSKEPAPASSPASPPASAPPPAPTPAPVQGPGPTPSPAPAQAPTLAPAPVQGPTPAPAPAQAPTVAPAPAQGPTPTPAPAPGATPAGEPGKEGEEMPPPEPRPVVINQYSDEQLLAIVKKMRERTEHYKEKVLDQYASSPEITPPVTPLLGKDRYARVMEERTRQAEEDRIVKEEADKKKKEEQEQKKKEADQKKKETEEQKKEEMAALALEKQKKKKLAEVAFASVDAVLRPLEEAMDSVLGHTIDPFTDRVYIAWLSLVTLAFNYNIWFSTARLCFPYHTAEAIPYWFLLDSLADLVYLVDCLLFQPRKQFVKGGDVIKDRLLTKKNYRNTERFKTDMMCLIPFDLLYMQFGFKSIFRANRLLKAETFFEFSDRLESLMTKAYIWRVIRTIGYLLFMLHINACFYYVASDYQGIGQTKWVYSGKGSAYLRCFYHAVRSLINIGGLSEPHTVFEITFQMLNFFIGVFVFSSLIGQMRDVIGAATTGQTYFRTSMDNTVSYMVNNHIPALVQNRIRTWYTYTWDAQGMLDESELLDKMPLVMRTAIAVDINLATFQKIALFQGCDQQMLLDMLLRLKSIIYLPGDFVVKKGDIGKEMYIIKSGAVQVVGGPDNSIVFVTLKAGCVFGEISLLQSSKDGGNRRTANVKAQGFANLFVLEKKDLFDILVHYPESQKVLARKGKKLMKAKGPAAKTEEQKKTGLALFGPKPPTPKLLRAFERGFITWNPRPYVFCTFLFFVALMEVNVQCVLNLPVMSLRSCLLVWVIWLV, encoded by the exons ATGTTCAGCAGGGTGAAGATCCTATGGGCTGGACCGAAACCACCATCCCCCCCGAAGACCGCGGACACCTCTACTGCTGCACGG GAGAAGAAGCCAGAGGATAAGGAGAATGAGGCTAAAAACGTGGGCACGTCTAAGG AGCCGGCTCCAGCCTCCAGCCCAGCCTCCCCACCAGCatcagctccacctccagccccaacCCCTGCACCAGTCCAGGGTCCCGGCCCTACACCTTCACCAGCCCCAGCTCAAGCCCCTACACTTGCGCCAGCCCCAGTTCAAGGCCCTACACCTGCACCAGCCCCAGCTCAAGCCCCTACAGTTGCGCCAGCCCCAGCTCAAGGCCCTACACCTAcgccagctccagctccaggcgCTACACCTGCAGGCGAACCTGGAAAAGAAGG GGAAGAAATGCCTCCTCCTGAGCCCCGACCCGTCGTAATCAACCAGTACTCAGACGAGCAGCTCCTGGCCATCGTTAAGAAGATGAGGGAGAGAACGGAGCACTACAAGGAGAAGGTGTTGGACCAGTATGCTTCCTCCCCCGAGATCACTCCGCCTGTTA cACCGTTGCTCGGCAAGGACCGCTACGCCcgagtgatggaggagaggacgaGGCAGGCGGAGGAGGACCGCATCGTGAAGGAGGAGGCggacaagaagaagaaagaggaacaggagcagaagaagaaggaggccgaccagaagaagaaggagacggaggagcagaagaaggaggagatggcTGCGCTGGCGCtggagaagcagaagaagaagaagctggcCGAGGTGGCGTTCGCCTCGGTGGACGCCGTGCTGAGGCCATTGGAGGAGGCCATGGACTCTGTGCTGGGACACACCATCGACCCCTTCACAG ACCGGGTGTACATCGCGTGGCTCAGCCTGGTGACGCTGGCCTTCAACTACAACATCTGGTTCTCCACGGCCCGCCTCTGCTTCCCCTACCACACGGCCGAGGCCATCCCCTACTGGTTCCTGCTGGACTCGCTGGCCGACCTGGTCTACCTGGTGGACTGCCTCCTCTTCCAGCCGCGCAAGCAGTTTGTCAAGGGCGGCGACGTCATA AAAGACAGGCTGTTAACCAAGAAGAACTACAGGAACACTGAGCGCTTTAAG ACTGACATGATGTGTCTCATACCTTTTGATCTTTTGTACATGCAATTTGGCTTCAAATCCATCTTCAGAGCAAATCGCCTGCTAAAG GCAGAAACGTTCTTTGAGTTCAGTGATCGTTTGGAGAGCCTGATGACCAAAGCCTACATCTGGAG AGTGATTCGGACCATTGGCTACCTTCTCTTCATGCTCCACATCAACGCATGCTTCTACTACGTGGCTTCAGATTACCAGGGCATCGGCCAGACCAAGTGGGTCTACTCTGGCAAGGGGAGCGC gTACCTGCGTTGTTTCTACCACGCGGTCCGCAGTCTCATCAACATCGGGGGTCTTAGCGAGCCCCACACAGTCTTTGAGATTACCTTTCAGATGCTTAACTTTTTCATCGGCGTCTTTGTATTCTCCAGTCTGATTGGCCAG ATGAGGGATGTGATCGGCGCTGCCACCACAGGACAGACCTACTTCCGGACCTCCATGGACAACACCGTGTCCTACATGGTGAACAACCACATACCCGCTCTGGTGCAGAACCGCATCCGTACCTGGTACACGTACACCTGGGACGCCCAGGGCATGCTGG ATGAGTCCGAGCTGCTGGACAAGATGCCCCTGGTAATGAGAACTGCCATCGCTGTGGACATCAACTTGGCCACCTTCCAGAAGATCGCTCTGTTTCAG GGCTGTGACCAGCAGATGCTGTTGGACATGTTGCTGAGGCTAAAATCCATCATCTATCTTCCGGGCGACTTCGTGGTGAAGAAG GGTGACATCGGTAAAGAGATGTACATCATCAAAAGTGGAGCGGTGCAGGTGGTGGGAGGACCGGACAACAGCATAGTGTTTGTCACGCTGAAGGCCGGCTGTGTCTTTGGAGAAATCAG TCTGCTGCAGTCTTCCAAAGATGGCGGTAACCGGAGAACGGCTAACGTGAAAGCTCAGGGCTTTGCCAACCTCTTTGTCCTGGAGAAGAAGGATCTGTTTGACATCCTGGTGCACTACCCAGAGTCCCAGAAGGTGCTGGCCAGGAAGGGAAA GAAACTAATGAAGGCCAAAGGTCCGGCGGCCAAGACAGAAGAACAGAAGAAGACGGGTCTGGCACTCTTCGGACCCAAACCCCCCACTCCCAAACTCCTGCGCGCTTTTG AACGCGGCTTCATAACGTGGAATCCGAGGCCATATGTTTTTTGTACTTTCTTATTCTTTGTTGCTTTAATGGAGGTGAATGTACAGTGTGTTTTGAACCTTCCTGTCATGAGTTTGCGTAGCTGTCTCTTAGTCTGGGTAATTTGGTTGGTGTGA
- the LOC115536868 gene encoding cyclic nucleotide-gated cation channel beta-3-like isoform X2: MFSRVKILWAGPKPPSPPKTADTSTAAREKKPEDKENEAKNVGTSKEPAPASSPASPPASAPPPAPTPAPVQGPGPTPSPAPAQAPTLAPAPVQGPTPAPAPAQAPTVAPAPAQGPTPTPAPAPGATPAGEPGKEGEEMPPPEPRPVVINQYSDEQLLAIVKKMRERTEHYKEKVLDQYASSPEITPPVTPLLGKDRYARVMEERTRQAEEDRIVKEEADKKKKEEQEQKKKEADQKKKETEEQKKEEMAALALEKQKKKKLAEVAFASVDAVLRPLEEAMDSVLGHTIDPFTDRVYIAWLSLVTLAFNYNIWFSTARLCFPYHTAEAIPYWFLLDSLADLVYLVDCLLFQPRKQFVKGGDVIKDRLLTKKNYRNTERFKTDMMCLIPFDLLYMQFGFKSIFRANRLLKAETFFEFSDRLESLMTKAYIWRVIRTIGYLLFMLHINACFYYVASDYQGIGQTKWVYSGKGSAYLRCFYHAVRSLINIGGLSEPHTVFEITFQMLNFFIGVFVFSSLIGQMRDVIGAATTGQTYFRTSMDNTVSYMVNNHIPALVQNRIRTWYTYTWDAQGMLDESELLDKMPLVMRTAIAVDINLATFQKIALFQGCDQQMLLDMLLRLKSIIYLPGDFVVKKGDIGKEMYIIKSGAVQVVGGPDNSIVFVTLKAGCVFGEISLLQSSKDGGNRRTANVKAQGFANLFVLEKKDLFDILVHYPESQKVLARKGKKLMKAKGPAAKTEEQKKTGLALFGPKPPTPKLLRAFGGNFNKLLKLKNAAS, translated from the exons ATGTTCAGCAGGGTGAAGATCCTATGGGCTGGACCGAAACCACCATCCCCCCCGAAGACCGCGGACACCTCTACTGCTGCACGG GAGAAGAAGCCAGAGGATAAGGAGAATGAGGCTAAAAACGTGGGCACGTCTAAGG AGCCGGCTCCAGCCTCCAGCCCAGCCTCCCCACCAGCatcagctccacctccagccccaacCCCTGCACCAGTCCAGGGTCCCGGCCCTACACCTTCACCAGCCCCAGCTCAAGCCCCTACACTTGCGCCAGCCCCAGTTCAAGGCCCTACACCTGCACCAGCCCCAGCTCAAGCCCCTACAGTTGCGCCAGCCCCAGCTCAAGGCCCTACACCTAcgccagctccagctccaggcgCTACACCTGCAGGCGAACCTGGAAAAGAAGG GGAAGAAATGCCTCCTCCTGAGCCCCGACCCGTCGTAATCAACCAGTACTCAGACGAGCAGCTCCTGGCCATCGTTAAGAAGATGAGGGAGAGAACGGAGCACTACAAGGAGAAGGTGTTGGACCAGTATGCTTCCTCCCCCGAGATCACTCCGCCTGTTA cACCGTTGCTCGGCAAGGACCGCTACGCCcgagtgatggaggagaggacgaGGCAGGCGGAGGAGGACCGCATCGTGAAGGAGGAGGCggacaagaagaagaaagaggaacaggagcagaagaagaaggaggccgaccagaagaagaaggagacggaggagcagaagaaggaggagatggcTGCGCTGGCGCtggagaagcagaagaagaagaagctggcCGAGGTGGCGTTCGCCTCGGTGGACGCCGTGCTGAGGCCATTGGAGGAGGCCATGGACTCTGTGCTGGGACACACCATCGACCCCTTCACAG ACCGGGTGTACATCGCGTGGCTCAGCCTGGTGACGCTGGCCTTCAACTACAACATCTGGTTCTCCACGGCCCGCCTCTGCTTCCCCTACCACACGGCCGAGGCCATCCCCTACTGGTTCCTGCTGGACTCGCTGGCCGACCTGGTCTACCTGGTGGACTGCCTCCTCTTCCAGCCGCGCAAGCAGTTTGTCAAGGGCGGCGACGTCATA AAAGACAGGCTGTTAACCAAGAAGAACTACAGGAACACTGAGCGCTTTAAG ACTGACATGATGTGTCTCATACCTTTTGATCTTTTGTACATGCAATTTGGCTTCAAATCCATCTTCAGAGCAAATCGCCTGCTAAAG GCAGAAACGTTCTTTGAGTTCAGTGATCGTTTGGAGAGCCTGATGACCAAAGCCTACATCTGGAG AGTGATTCGGACCATTGGCTACCTTCTCTTCATGCTCCACATCAACGCATGCTTCTACTACGTGGCTTCAGATTACCAGGGCATCGGCCAGACCAAGTGGGTCTACTCTGGCAAGGGGAGCGC gTACCTGCGTTGTTTCTACCACGCGGTCCGCAGTCTCATCAACATCGGGGGTCTTAGCGAGCCCCACACAGTCTTTGAGATTACCTTTCAGATGCTTAACTTTTTCATCGGCGTCTTTGTATTCTCCAGTCTGATTGGCCAG ATGAGGGATGTGATCGGCGCTGCCACCACAGGACAGACCTACTTCCGGACCTCCATGGACAACACCGTGTCCTACATGGTGAACAACCACATACCCGCTCTGGTGCAGAACCGCATCCGTACCTGGTACACGTACACCTGGGACGCCCAGGGCATGCTGG ATGAGTCCGAGCTGCTGGACAAGATGCCCCTGGTAATGAGAACTGCCATCGCTGTGGACATCAACTTGGCCACCTTCCAGAAGATCGCTCTGTTTCAG GGCTGTGACCAGCAGATGCTGTTGGACATGTTGCTGAGGCTAAAATCCATCATCTATCTTCCGGGCGACTTCGTGGTGAAGAAG GGTGACATCGGTAAAGAGATGTACATCATCAAAAGTGGAGCGGTGCAGGTGGTGGGAGGACCGGACAACAGCATAGTGTTTGTCACGCTGAAGGCCGGCTGTGTCTTTGGAGAAATCAG TCTGCTGCAGTCTTCCAAAGATGGCGGTAACCGGAGAACGGCTAACGTGAAAGCTCAGGGCTTTGCCAACCTCTTTGTCCTGGAGAAGAAGGATCTGTTTGACATCCTGGTGCACTACCCAGAGTCCCAGAAGGTGCTGGCCAGGAAGGGAAA GAAACTAATGAAGGCCAAAGGTCCGGCGGCCAAGACAGAAGAACAGAAGAAGACGGGTCTGGCACTCTTCGGACCCAAACCCCCCACTCCCAAACTCCTGCGCGCTTTTGGTGGGAACTTCAACAAGCTACTAAAACTTAAG AACGCGGCTTCATAA